In Stenotrophomonas sp. 169, one DNA window encodes the following:
- a CDS encoding argininosuccinate synthase, producing MSNKDVVLAFSGGLDTSFCVPYLQERGYNVHTVFADTGGVDDEERDFIEKRAAELGVTSHVTVDGGPAIWEGFVKPFVWAGEGYQGQYPLLVSDRYLIVDAALKRAAELGTHLIAHGCTGMGNDQVRFDLAVKALGDYQIIAPIREIQKEHTQTRAYEQKYLEERGFGVRAKQQAYTINENLLGLTMSGGEIDRWEAPGEGARGWCAPRSEWPEQALTVTLKFVDGEAVELDGKALPGEKILATLNALFAPYGVGRGVYTGDTVIGLKGRIVFEAPGLVSLLAAHRALEDAVLTKQQNRFKPDVARKWVELVYEGFYHDPLKTDIEAFLKSSQAKVTGEVVLETRGGRVDAVAVRSPHLLNTKGATYAQSADWGVEEAEGFIKLFGMSSTVYAQVNRG from the coding sequence GGCGTGGATGATGAAGAGCGCGACTTCATCGAAAAGCGCGCCGCCGAGCTGGGCGTCACCAGCCATGTCACCGTCGACGGTGGCCCGGCGATCTGGGAAGGCTTCGTCAAGCCGTTCGTCTGGGCCGGCGAAGGCTACCAGGGCCAGTACCCGCTGCTGGTGTCGGACCGTTACCTGATCGTCGATGCCGCGCTCAAGCGCGCCGCCGAGCTGGGTACCCACCTCATCGCCCACGGCTGCACCGGCATGGGCAACGACCAGGTGCGTTTCGACCTGGCCGTGAAGGCGCTGGGCGACTACCAGATCATCGCCCCGATCCGCGAGATCCAGAAAGAACACACCCAGACCCGCGCCTACGAGCAGAAGTACCTGGAAGAGCGCGGCTTCGGCGTGCGCGCCAAGCAGCAGGCCTACACCATCAACGAGAACCTGCTGGGCCTGACCATGTCCGGTGGTGAGATCGACCGGTGGGAAGCGCCGGGCGAAGGGGCCCGTGGCTGGTGCGCACCGCGCAGCGAATGGCCGGAGCAGGCGCTGACGGTCACCCTGAAATTCGTTGACGGCGAAGCGGTCGAGCTGGATGGCAAGGCGCTGCCGGGTGAAAAGATCCTGGCCACGTTGAACGCGTTGTTCGCACCGTACGGCGTGGGTCGTGGCGTGTACACCGGCGATACCGTGATCGGCCTGAAGGGCCGTATCGTGTTCGAAGCGCCGGGCCTGGTCTCGCTGCTGGCCGCGCATCGCGCGCTGGAAGATGCCGTGCTGACCAAACAGCAGAACCGCTTCAAGCCGGACGTGGCGCGCAAGTGGGTGGAGCTGGTGTACGAGGGCTTCTACCACGACCCGCTGAAGACCGACATCGAAGCGTTCCTGAAGTCGTCGCAGGCCAAGGTCACTGGTGAAGTCGTGCTGGAAACCCGCGGTGGCCGTGTCGATGCGGTGGCCGTGCGTTCGCCGCACCTGCTCAACACCAAGGGCGCCACGTATGCGCAGTCGGCCGATTGGGGCGTGGAAGAAGCCGAGGGCTTCATCAAGCTGTTCGGCATGAGCTCGACTGTCTATGCGCAGGTCAATCGCGGTTAA